The following are encoded in a window of Lentisphaera araneosa HTCC2155 genomic DNA:
- a CDS encoding putative porin, with translation MLVKKIVAASLMTAALSATAADDVSAQLEELKNAYVKQQQEMQAMRQQIKDVESVHNEAIHKYIKDEIKSEVSKQSSLLSLSSHVEGLKIKGDLRLRYQTEDKGDEKRDRFRERVRIGAEWKTSDGWDIGIGIATGGSDGSSTNHTYGSSENSKGTNNPWDSGDLRLDYAYAKHSWDLSDGKQTLILGKMKNPFFTTKAFFDGDYRPTGVAYQVDMGMLFATVGGFTVQTHDDEKESDTSLYAAQVGVKSDMFKVAGAVYSYQNIDGADRNGGWDGVDEDGNVLDEVMLFDLLAEMYIKLDGVKITPYAQYSINTEADDEDTAYMIGAKAGIGAFSFGAEWRSMEENAVPSIIMDSDFKGGAGREGLVLGAKYKITKNMTAGVKYYDTEEINGDVSEELIQADLVYKF, from the coding sequence ATGTTAGTAAAAAAGATCGTTGCTGCTTCTCTTATGACTGCAGCCCTTTCAGCCACAGCGGCTGACGATGTTTCTGCTCAATTAGAAGAGCTCAAGAATGCTTATGTTAAGCAACAACAAGAGATGCAGGCTATGCGCCAGCAAATTAAAGATGTTGAGTCTGTTCATAACGAAGCTATTCACAAATATATTAAAGATGAAATCAAGTCTGAAGTTAGCAAGCAATCTTCACTTCTTTCTTTAAGTAGTCACGTTGAAGGCCTTAAAATTAAAGGTGATTTGAGACTCCGTTACCAGACTGAAGATAAAGGCGATGAGAAGCGCGATCGTTTCCGTGAGCGTGTACGTATTGGTGCCGAGTGGAAAACTTCTGATGGATGGGATATTGGTATTGGTATAGCTACTGGTGGTTCTGACGGTAGCTCTACGAACCATACATATGGTAGTAGCGAAAATAGCAAGGGTACTAATAATCCTTGGGACTCAGGCGATCTTCGTTTAGATTACGCTTACGCAAAGCACAGCTGGGATCTCAGCGATGGTAAGCAAACACTCATTCTTGGTAAAATGAAGAACCCATTCTTCACGACTAAAGCTTTCTTCGATGGTGACTACCGTCCTACTGGTGTAGCTTACCAAGTTGATATGGGTATGTTATTTGCAACTGTTGGTGGATTCACAGTTCAAACGCATGATGATGAAAAAGAATCAGATACTTCTCTCTACGCTGCACAAGTTGGTGTAAAATCTGACATGTTCAAAGTTGCGGGTGCTGTTTACAGCTATCAAAATATTGATGGTGCCGATAGAAACGGTGGCTGGGATGGTGTTGATGAAGATGGTAACGTTCTTGATGAAGTTATGCTCTTCGACCTTCTTGCTGAAATGTACATCAAGCTTGATGGTGTTAAAATCACTCCTTACGCTCAATACTCAATCAATACTGAAGCTGATGATGAAGATACAGCTTACATGATTGGTGCAAAAGCTGGAATTGGAGCTTTTTCCTTTGGTGCTGAGTGGCGTTCAATGGAAGAGAACGCAGTTCCTTCTATCATTATGGACTCTGACTTCAAAGGCGGCGCAGGTCGTGAAGGTTTAGTTCTTGGTGCTAAATACAAAATCACTAAGAACATGACTGCTGGTGTTAAGTACTACGACACAGAAGAGATCAATGGTGACGTTTCTGAAGAACTCATCCAAGCTGACCTCGTTTACAAATTCTAA
- a CDS encoding type II secretion system protein, which yields MFRLLWAFVKPLLSLRFKHKKACYELCTSALFYKEMDYGKDKYAMRKYFTLIELMTTMTVISIIASMILPSFNRGRQQALKSSCKNNLKNISLVNSIYTDDHNGLVIPADFGNTNEGKLHHWANYITFMDISENILKCPALDDDEHFDPAGHDPQTGNIYTEAAYIMNIIPSDGWNSSPISIDGMGWCYDSETPININDVTRPSNTIYISDVIAELSSSHIGINSFSKTDWGELLLPPLGDVRRVGIHHLDNYNATFGDGSVRTLKQSHPEQWNTRQ from the coding sequence ATGTTTAGACTTCTTTGGGCTTTTGTTAAACCTTTGTTAAGTTTGCGATTTAAGCATAAAAAAGCTTGCTATGAGTTATGTACATCCGCTTTATTCTATAAGGAAATGGATTATGGAAAGGATAAATATGCTATGCGCAAATATTTTACACTTATAGAATTGATGACGACGATGACTGTCATATCAATCATTGCATCAATGATTTTACCTAGTTTCAATCGAGGACGACAGCAAGCTCTTAAAAGCTCATGTAAAAACAATTTAAAGAATATTAGTTTGGTGAACAGTATCTACACGGATGACCATAATGGTTTGGTCATACCTGCTGACTTTGGCAATACTAATGAAGGCAAACTCCATCATTGGGCCAACTATATTACTTTCATGGATATAAGCGAAAACATTCTCAAATGTCCGGCACTCGATGACGATGAGCATTTTGATCCCGCAGGGCATGACCCCCAAACGGGCAACATATATACTGAAGCTGCCTACATTATGAATATCATCCCCAGCGATGGCTGGAATTCATCACCCATCAGCATCGATGGCATGGGCTGGTGCTACGACTCTGAAACCCCCATTAATATCAATGACGTCACTCGTCCTTCTAACACTATTTATATAAGCGATGTCATTGCGGAGCTCAGTAGCTCCCATATTGGAATTAACTCATTCTCCAAAACAGATTGGGGAGAATTACTGCTACCACCCCTTGGTGATGTTCGCAGAGTAGGAATCCATCATCTAGACAATTATAACGCCACCTTCGGTGATGGCAGCGTGAGAACACTCAAACAATCACATCCAGAACAATGGAATACTCGACAGTAG
- a CDS encoding Maf family protein has translation MISEQIILASASPRRAEILKEAGFAIEVISADVDERADGEAVQTAAYNAQLKAQKIAQTYKDKIVVAADTVVCFNGQLLGKPKSIDQAKVRLLDLSGKAHQVYTAVCICLGSQTKQFVGVSKVKFKDFDESVVDEYYAKVNPLDKAGGYNINEHGDLIIESFDGEYENIMGLPILEFKRHLQEFIK, from the coding sequence ATGATTAGTGAACAAATAATCCTCGCTTCCGCATCGCCAAGAAGAGCAGAAATTTTAAAAGAAGCTGGATTTGCTATAGAAGTCATCAGTGCGGATGTGGATGAGCGTGCCGATGGAGAAGCTGTGCAAACGGCAGCTTATAATGCCCAGCTTAAAGCACAAAAAATTGCTCAGACGTACAAAGATAAAATTGTTGTCGCAGCTGATACGGTGGTTTGTTTTAATGGTCAACTGCTTGGGAAACCAAAGTCTATTGATCAAGCAAAGGTGCGCTTGCTAGATTTATCGGGAAAAGCACATCAGGTTTACACGGCCGTCTGTATTTGTTTAGGAAGCCAAACCAAACAGTTTGTTGGTGTGAGTAAAGTGAAATTCAAAGACTTTGATGAATCAGTCGTCGACGAATACTATGCAAAGGTTAATCCCTTGGATAAAGCTGGTGGGTATAACATTAATGAGCATGGTGATTTGATTATAGAGTCATTTGATGGCGAGTACGAGAACATAATGGGCCTCCCTATTTTAGAATTTAAAAGGCATTTACAGGAGTTTATCAAATGA
- the pdhA gene encoding pyruvate dehydrogenase (acetyl-transferring) E1 component subunit alpha, with translation MKNIGKEKALQMLEQMIRVRRFEEGCLKSYQQKFITGFCHTYIGQEAVAVGAMAHLTPTDAYVTSYRCHAQGLIGGLTSREVMAEMFGKITGCVRGKGGSMHVFSKKNNYLGGHGIVGGQIPIGLGAAFALKYEEKEGVALTFFGDGASMQGTFHESLNLASLWDVPVIFICENNQYGMGTSNDRALANPQVSDFAAAYKMKGYEVDGMNLEASYKAFGEIIADCKKNSRPALVNVTTYRYQGHSVSDAGLYRTKDEVKCWKEKDPINSFYKSMEEQGWIDEEGYKALDKEMKAEVKDALDFAKESPWPPMDELTNHVYA, from the coding sequence ATGAAAAATATTGGCAAGGAAAAAGCCCTTCAGATGCTCGAACAGATGATTCGTGTGCGTCGTTTTGAAGAAGGCTGCCTTAAATCCTACCAACAGAAATTTATTACGGGTTTCTGTCACACATATATCGGTCAAGAAGCCGTTGCAGTAGGTGCCATGGCGCACCTCACACCTACAGATGCATATGTAACATCTTATCGCTGTCACGCACAAGGCCTCATCGGTGGTTTAACTTCGAGAGAAGTTATGGCCGAAATGTTTGGTAAAATAACGGGTTGCGTTCGCGGTAAAGGTGGTTCAATGCACGTTTTCTCAAAGAAGAATAACTACCTCGGTGGTCACGGTATCGTTGGCGGTCAAATCCCCATCGGCTTGGGTGCTGCGTTCGCATTAAAATATGAAGAGAAAGAAGGCGTCGCACTCACTTTCTTTGGCGATGGCGCTTCAATGCAGGGTACTTTCCACGAAAGCCTCAACCTCGCATCACTATGGGACGTTCCGGTCATCTTTATCTGTGAAAACAATCAATACGGCATGGGCACATCCAACGATCGTGCTTTAGCCAATCCGCAAGTTTCTGACTTTGCTGCAGCCTACAAAATGAAAGGCTATGAAGTGGACGGTATGAATCTCGAAGCTTCTTATAAGGCTTTTGGTGAAATTATTGCTGATTGCAAAAAGAATAGTCGTCCAGCCCTAGTGAATGTTACGACTTACCGCTACCAAGGACACTCCGTCTCTGACGCCGGTCTCTACCGCACAAAAGACGAAGTCAAATGCTGGAAAGAGAAAGACCCCATCAATAGTTTCTATAAATCCATGGAAGAGCAAGGCTGGATCGATGAAGAAGGCTACAAAGCCCTCGACAAAGAGATGAAAGCTGAAGTTAAAGACGCTCTCGATTTCGCCAAAGAATCTCCTTGGCCTCCAATGGATGAACTCACAAACCATGTATACGCGTGA
- a CDS encoding pyruvate dehydrogenase complex E1 component subunit beta, with translation MPITEFRQALNQALEEEMIRDEKVYIMGEEVAEYNGAYKVTKGLLDKFGEKRVRDTPITEAGFTGLGIGSAMMGLRPVIEYMSWNFSLVAIDQIISNAAKMYYMTGGQFSVPIVMRGASGAAAQVSCQHSHNLESFYAHIPGLIVMAPSTPYDAKGLLKAAIRNDNPVIFLENEMLYGNMGEVPEEEYLIEIGKGDIKREGTDVTICAHLRQVGFALEAADILAKEGISAEVVDPRTIKPLDIDLIANSVRKTKRLVVAEEGHKFCGFGSEVSSLIHEMCFDDLDHPVIRVSQGENPLPYAKNIEAASLPDVQDIVAAAKKSLYK, from the coding sequence ATGCCAATTACTGAATTTAGACAAGCCTTAAATCAGGCTCTTGAAGAAGAAATGATCCGTGATGAAAAAGTTTACATCATGGGTGAAGAAGTTGCCGAATACAATGGCGCATACAAAGTAACAAAAGGCCTGCTCGACAAGTTTGGCGAGAAGCGCGTTCGTGACACGCCAATTACCGAAGCTGGTTTCACTGGCCTAGGTATAGGCTCGGCAATGATGGGCCTCCGTCCCGTCATCGAATACATGAGCTGGAACTTTTCACTTGTTGCAATTGACCAAATCATCTCAAATGCGGCAAAAATGTACTACATGACTGGCGGTCAGTTTTCTGTACCAATCGTGATGCGCGGTGCTTCTGGTGCGGCGGCTCAAGTATCTTGTCAGCACTCACATAACCTCGAAAGTTTCTATGCACATATCCCAGGCCTCATTGTCATGGCGCCTTCAACTCCCTATGATGCAAAAGGCTTACTCAAGGCGGCAATCCGCAACGATAATCCAGTTATCTTCCTTGAAAACGAAATGCTTTATGGCAACATGGGTGAAGTTCCTGAAGAGGAATACCTCATCGAAATCGGCAAAGGTGACATCAAACGTGAAGGTACTGATGTAACAATCTGTGCTCACTTACGCCAAGTTGGTTTTGCACTTGAAGCAGCTGACATCTTAGCCAAAGAAGGTATCAGTGCAGAAGTGGTAGATCCACGTACAATCAAGCCATTAGATATTGATCTTATTGCTAACTCAGTCCGCAAGACAAAACGTCTTGTTGTTGCCGAAGAAGGCCACAAGTTCTGTGGATTTGGCTCAGAAGTCTCTTCGCTCATTCACGAAATGTGCTTCGACGACCTAGATCACCCCGTCATTCGAGTAAGCCAGGGTGAGAACCCACTGCCTTACGCGAAAAATATTGAAGCAGCTTCACTACCCGATGTCCAAGACATTGTTGCCGCTGCAAAAAAATCACTTTATAAATAG
- a CDS encoding dihydrolipoamide acetyltransferase family protein codes for MSTIMITLPSLSPTMTEGTIAEWKVKPGDEIESGQVIASIATDKSTVDYESLEEGFLREIILEAGGAGPVGKVIAVFTEEADEDYKEELEAALAEESVPEPEEEASEESSDDAPTASAPKAPVSGGAVTATIVPVSAPPADVPGLGSLSPSAQDIKVSPAARKLAEAKRINLAAVKPATTGDRIVLNDIETLPNGYGASEAQSGSGLVGYVNRASESLTDIPMTQMRQAIANRMVQASAGVPVIYLTTKIEMDRLMDLRAQINSMEGVRISINDFIVKACGLSLAKFPAMNGAFQGDKIVQFNDVDISVAVSIPDGLITPIVRSADSKGLASISKDVKSLVGKARSNSLSPEEYQGGSFTISNLGMFGAVDSFTAILNPPQSAILAVAGTQEELKLVNGEVKSAKVCKMTITCDHRVIDGALAAEFMNALKDYLETPAKLIV; via the coding sequence ATGTCCACTATCATGATTACCCTCCCTAGCTTAAGCCCTACTATGACAGAAGGTACCATTGCAGAATGGAAAGTTAAGCCAGGCGACGAAATCGAATCTGGTCAGGTAATTGCGAGTATCGCAACTGACAAATCTACTGTTGACTACGAATCTCTCGAAGAAGGTTTTCTTCGTGAAATCATCCTCGAAGCTGGCGGTGCGGGCCCCGTAGGCAAAGTTATTGCTGTCTTCACTGAAGAAGCTGACGAAGACTACAAAGAAGAACTCGAAGCCGCTCTCGCTGAAGAATCAGTTCCAGAGCCAGAAGAAGAAGCCAGCGAAGAAAGCTCAGATGACGCTCCTACGGCCTCTGCTCCAAAAGCCCCTGTTAGTGGTGGTGCCGTAACAGCAACAATCGTTCCTGTTTCTGCCCCCCCGGCCGACGTCCCTGGCCTTGGCTCACTCAGCCCATCAGCACAAGACATCAAAGTGTCTCCCGCTGCACGCAAATTAGCTGAAGCTAAACGCATCAATCTTGCTGCAGTCAAACCTGCAACGACGGGTGATCGCATCGTGCTTAACGATATCGAAACGCTTCCAAACGGCTACGGTGCTTCCGAAGCTCAAAGCGGATCAGGCTTAGTTGGCTACGTCAACCGTGCAAGTGAATCACTCACTGATATCCCAATGACTCAAATGCGCCAAGCTATTGCTAACCGCATGGTACAAGCATCTGCTGGTGTCCCAGTCATCTATCTCACTACAAAAATTGAGATGGACCGGCTCATGGACCTCCGCGCACAAATCAACTCTATGGAAGGCGTTCGCATTTCAATCAATGACTTCATTGTCAAGGCTTGCGGTCTCTCACTTGCTAAGTTCCCTGCCATGAACGGCGCTTTCCAAGGCGACAAAATCGTTCAATTTAACGATGTCGACATTTCAGTTGCCGTATCTATTCCAGATGGCTTGATCACACCAATCGTACGCTCTGCTGATAGCAAGGGCCTTGCTTCAATCTCGAAAGATGTCAAATCTCTTGTTGGTAAAGCGCGTTCAAACTCTCTGAGCCCAGAAGAGTACCAAGGTGGATCTTTCACTATTTCAAACCTCGGCATGTTCGGTGCGGTTGACAGCTTCACAGCCATCCTCAACCCACCACAATCAGCTATCTTAGCTGTCGCTGGAACTCAAGAAGAGCTCAAACTCGTCAACGGTGAAGTTAAATCAGCGAAAGTTTGTAAAATGACCATCACTTGCGATCACCGCGTCATCGATGGTGCACTTGCAGCTGAGTTCATGAACGCCTTGAAAGATTACCTCGAAACCCCAGCTAAACTCATCGTTTAA
- the lpdA gene encoding dihydrolipoyl dehydrogenase — MSEKFDVVIIGAGPGGYVAAIKAGQAGLKVACIDKAELGGICLNWGCIPTKAFLKSAEVLQSMKHAGDYGLSCTNAKASLEAIVKRSRGVSSTMVSGIEFLFKKNKVTHIQGTAEIIASNLVQVTDEEGSRHIETDKVIVSTGASPVKIPIFPVDGENIITYRQALEQTKQPKKMLVIGAGAIGVEFSYFFNAIGTEIHLVEMADQLLPVEDADSAKVLEAEFKKQGINAYTKTKTKSVEVIKKGKIKAILEDAKGKETELEVDRVLVAVGMSANTQGIGLEAAGVKLDERGNILVNEFQQTSNENIYAIGDCAGRQMLAHKASAEGEVAVDHIAGKAKHGVDYGQIPGCTYCQPQVAGVGLTEKAAKAAGKEIKIGRFPFTASGKAHGVGHPEGLVKLIFEAGSDQLLGAHIVGYDATEMIAELGLAMKLEATWEEIAHTVHAHPTLSEAVMECAMDSQGKAIHI, encoded by the coding sequence ATGTCTGAAAAATTTGACGTAGTTATCATCGGTGCAGGACCTGGCGGTTATGTAGCTGCAATTAAAGCTGGCCAAGCCGGTCTTAAAGTTGCTTGTATCGACAAAGCTGAACTCGGCGGAATCTGCTTAAACTGGGGCTGCATCCCAACTAAAGCCTTTTTAAAGTCTGCTGAAGTTCTCCAATCCATGAAACATGCAGGCGACTACGGTCTCTCATGCACTAATGCAAAAGCGAGCCTTGAGGCTATCGTAAAACGCTCACGCGGCGTTTCTAGCACTATGGTAAGTGGCATTGAATTTCTTTTCAAGAAAAATAAAGTCACTCACATCCAAGGCACTGCAGAAATTATTGCCTCCAACCTCGTCCAAGTCACTGACGAAGAAGGTTCACGCCATATCGAAACTGACAAAGTTATCGTTTCAACGGGTGCATCACCGGTAAAAATCCCAATCTTCCCAGTCGACGGCGAAAACATCATCACTTACCGCCAAGCTCTCGAGCAAACTAAGCAGCCTAAAAAGATGCTTGTTATCGGCGCTGGTGCGATTGGTGTTGAATTCTCTTATTTCTTTAATGCCATCGGCACAGAAATTCACTTAGTAGAGATGGCTGACCAACTCCTCCCCGTAGAAGATGCGGATAGCGCAAAAGTTCTCGAAGCTGAATTCAAAAAACAAGGTATTAACGCCTACACCAAAACCAAGACTAAATCGGTTGAAGTTATCAAGAAAGGCAAAATCAAAGCCATTCTCGAAGACGCTAAAGGCAAAGAGACTGAACTCGAAGTTGACCGCGTACTCGTAGCCGTCGGCATGAGTGCCAACACTCAAGGAATTGGCCTTGAAGCTGCTGGTGTTAAACTCGACGAGCGTGGCAACATTCTCGTTAACGAGTTCCAACAAACGTCTAACGAAAACATTTATGCAATCGGCGACTGTGCTGGTCGTCAAATGTTGGCTCACAAAGCTTCTGCCGAAGGCGAAGTTGCTGTTGACCACATTGCTGGCAAAGCAAAGCATGGCGTTGACTACGGCCAAATTCCTGGCTGCACTTACTGTCAACCACAAGTCGCTGGCGTTGGCCTCACTGAGAAAGCTGCTAAAGCCGCTGGTAAAGAGATCAAAATTGGTCGCTTCCCCTTCACTGCTTCAGGTAAAGCTCATGGCGTTGGCCACCCAGAAGGTCTCGTTAAGCTTATCTTTGAAGCTGGCTCAGATCAATTACTTGGTGCTCACATCGTCGGCTATGATGCTACAGAGATGATTGCCGAGCTCGGCCTTGCGATGAAGCTCGAAGCTACTTGGGAAGAAATTGCCCATACAGTTCACGCTCACCCAACGCTTTCCGAAGCAGTTATGGAATGCGCCATGGACTCACAAGGCAAAGCCATCCACATCTAG
- a CDS encoding type II toxin-antitoxin system Phd/YefM family antitoxin, whose protein sequence is MNVNIHEAKTQISKLLKLCEQSEEIIIARKGEPVAKLSSLKNNRSLGFFQCDVNMNNFDDPILGMEDYLIAEDNNEHTP, encoded by the coding sequence ATGAATGTAAATATACACGAAGCAAAAACTCAAATATCAAAGCTACTCAAGCTTTGCGAACAAAGTGAAGAAATTATAATTGCTAGAAAAGGCGAACCCGTAGCAAAACTTAGCTCTCTAAAAAACAATAGATCACTAGGATTTTTCCAATGTGATGTAAATATGAACAATTTCGATGACCCTATTCTCGGCATGGAAGACTATCTTATTGCTGAAGACAACAATGAACATACTCCTTGA
- a CDS encoding type II toxin-antitoxin system VapC family toxin, with protein MDKLSQKAISSFLGINNEIFLSKASIWEMAIKINIGKIRLSKSVESLISTAVKNNIKILNTELKHILNYQKLKLHHNDPFDRLIISSAYSEQMKIISCDEKFSLYEEIVDIIW; from the coding sequence ATGGACAAATTAAGCCAAAAAGCCATTTCATCCTTCTTAGGTATAAATAATGAAATTTTTCTTAGTAAAGCAAGCATATGGGAAATGGCTATTAAAATTAACATCGGAAAAATACGCCTATCGAAGTCAGTCGAGTCGCTTATCTCTACAGCCGTAAAGAATAATATTAAAATTCTCAATACAGAACTCAAGCATATCCTCAATTATCAAAAGCTAAAGCTACATCACAACGATCCATTTGACCGATTAATCATCTCTTCCGCCTACTCAGAACAAATGAAAATCATCTCCTGTGATGAAAAATTCTCACTATATGAGGAAATAGTCGATATCATCTGGTGA